Proteins from one Loktanella sp. M215 genomic window:
- a CDS encoding PD-(D/E)XK nuclease family protein, translated as MFYPFDVADPQSGLHYRLTDTRLADLSLAPLPEPFAPGKVIAAQPDPVWAESFANAPSETIAAVSGALRDVILGTATLQPPVVDALPDGRAKRHLSALVALWRDMGDALPEGLATARHVLDLPHRQFLSDLPVVDGSLDPLAPPAIKALHDRLKAEFGSVLAKPMPAQRSDRLIDAVQSGLTRPDMPQLAQDATLAVWGLRDPAACADFAAARARALIDDGVPTRQIAVLTAGDPQDLARAFAAQGVPLSGLPDALPSRDVVGETLLHMLLAKRPPTPAMVLAGLCLTPLMPWGAQTGRDLAEDVMGGHFSGRILAADPEHHALWTDLRQPASSLPQLRLLLDFICNRLPHSDALRQRILSMQAVLAGDGPPDWDTILRAVQVDGPVAGDPVRTLEGVSLWSAHESPWRPCKHLLIVDFSEGLYPMRPRANALFLDSEIAQIAATTGVQLCGRTEGLNRSLALFEAQLGAVSDSVTCLVPYRDLAGGRLAPSAGLSLMGRAVAELKAASDLIVDISRVPPADWPVATHPVSPCPAPLPVPEALWFKDHLLLELRLDDDGVSLPQSPSRLENLLVSPLAWLLDEIGAGDMGWQAESLDIMIKGNIAHHVFEHVFLPAVDIPDAATLEAALPEAFDAALRKTAPFLRAGVWEMERATLLREITAAAHRWRIDLIALNARILGNETWLHGNAHGIRIRGKADTILGLTDGTVIIVDHKKSGTAGRRRRMKKGWDLQVGLYGAMLALPFRRDDDGLDAVIGRPLGIAYHLMNDGGVLTSGVDLTAAAKARDMGDEVNIHAVTRLTERLEQVKRGQIVLNTTFDEDFFIKEAGFTPYALQNSPLIAAFMREDDQ; from the coding sequence ATGTTCTATCCGTTCGACGTTGCCGACCCCCAGTCCGGACTGCATTATCGCCTGACCGATACACGCCTCGCGGACCTGTCTCTCGCGCCACTTCCGGAACCCTTTGCGCCAGGCAAGGTCATCGCCGCGCAACCGGACCCGGTCTGGGCCGAGAGCTTTGCCAACGCCCCGAGCGAGACCATCGCCGCCGTGTCAGGCGCCCTGCGGGATGTCATTCTCGGGACTGCCACCCTGCAGCCACCGGTCGTCGACGCACTGCCCGACGGGCGAGCGAAACGGCACTTGTCGGCTCTCGTGGCGCTCTGGCGTGACATGGGCGATGCCCTTCCCGAAGGACTCGCCACGGCGCGACACGTGCTGGACCTGCCACATCGCCAGTTCCTCTCGGACCTGCCGGTCGTGGATGGGTCACTCGACCCACTGGCGCCGCCCGCGATCAAGGCCCTGCATGACCGGCTCAAGGCCGAGTTCGGGTCCGTCTTGGCTAAGCCCATGCCGGCGCAGCGATCCGATCGCCTGATTGACGCGGTTCAGTCCGGGCTGACGCGGCCCGACATGCCTCAACTGGCGCAGGACGCGACGCTGGCCGTCTGGGGCCTGCGGGATCCGGCCGCCTGCGCCGATTTTGCCGCCGCCCGCGCGCGGGCGCTGATCGACGACGGTGTGCCCACCCGCCAGATCGCGGTTCTGACGGCAGGCGATCCGCAGGATCTGGCCCGCGCCTTTGCGGCACAGGGCGTGCCCCTGTCCGGCCTGCCCGACGCCCTGCCGTCCCGCGATGTGGTGGGCGAGACGCTGCTGCATATGCTGCTGGCAAAGCGGCCGCCGACCCCTGCGATGGTGCTGGCCGGGCTGTGCCTAACACCGCTGATGCCGTGGGGCGCGCAGACCGGTCGCGATCTGGCCGAAGACGTGATGGGCGGGCATTTCTCGGGTCGTATCCTGGCTGCAGATCCGGAGCATCACGCGCTCTGGACCGACCTGCGTCAGCCAGCCAGCAGTCTGCCGCAACTGCGGCTGTTGCTCGACTTCATCTGCAACCGGCTGCCGCACTCGGATGCGCTTCGCCAACGGATCCTTTCCATGCAGGCAGTTCTGGCCGGCGACGGGCCGCCCGACTGGGACACGATACTGCGGGCCGTGCAGGTCGATGGTCCCGTTGCGGGCGACCCGGTGCGCACACTCGAAGGCGTCAGCCTCTGGTCTGCCCATGAAAGCCCCTGGCGTCCCTGTAAGCACCTGCTGATCGTGGACTTCAGCGAAGGCCTCTATCCCATGCGACCACGCGCCAACGCGCTGTTTCTCGACAGCGAGATCGCGCAGATCGCCGCCACGACCGGCGTGCAGCTATGTGGCCGCACCGAGGGTCTGAACCGCAGCCTCGCGCTGTTCGAGGCACAGCTGGGTGCGGTATCCGACAGCGTGACCTGCCTCGTCCCCTACCGCGATCTGGCAGGCGGGCGACTGGCGCCCTCGGCGGGCCTGTCGCTGATGGGACGGGCCGTCGCCGAATTGAAGGCCGCATCGGACCTGATCGTGGACATATCGCGCGTGCCGCCCGCCGACTGGCCGGTTGCAACCCACCCCGTCTCGCCCTGCCCTGCCCCGTTGCCGGTGCCGGAGGCTTTGTGGTTCAAGGATCACCTGCTGCTGGAACTGCGCCTCGACGACGATGGCGTGTCCCTGCCCCAGTCGCCCAGCCGTCTGGAAAACCTGCTCGTCAGCCCGCTCGCCTGGCTGCTTGATGAGATCGGCGCGGGCGACATGGGCTGGCAGGCGGAAAGCCTCGACATCATGATAAAGGGCAATATCGCCCACCACGTCTTTGAGCACGTCTTTCTGCCCGCGGTTGATATCCCCGACGCCGCAACCTTGGAAGCCGCCCTGCCGGAGGCGTTCGATGCGGCCCTGCGCAAGACCGCTCCCTTCCTGCGCGCCGGCGTGTGGGAGATGGAGCGGGCAACTCTGTTGCGCGAGATCACGGCCGCGGCCCACCGCTGGCGCATCGATCTGATCGCTTTGAACGCCCGCATCCTCGGGAACGAGACTTGGCTTCACGGCAATGCCCACGGCATCCGAATCCGGGGCAAGGCAGACACGATCCTCGGGCTGACCGATGGCACGGTAATCATCGTCGATCACAAGAAAAGCGGGACCGCCGGACGGCGACGGCGGATGAAAAAGGGATGGGATCTACAGGTCGGCCTTTACGGTGCAATGCTCGCCCTCCCGTTCCGGCGCGACGACGACGGACTGGACGCCGTCATCGGTCGCCCGCTCGGCATTGCCTATCACCTGATGAACGACGGCGGCGTGCTGACCAGCGGTGTTGACCTGACGGCGGCAGCCAAGGCGCGCGACATGGGGGATGAGGTGAACATTCACGCCGTGACGCGCCTGACGGAACGTCTGGAGCAGGTCAAGCGTGGGCAGATTGTCTTGAACACCACCTTTGACGAAGACTTTTTTATTAAGGAGGCCGGCTTTACCCCCTACGCGCTGCAGAACTCCCCCCTGATCGCCGCCTTCATGCGCGAGGATGACCAATGA
- a CDS encoding UvrD-helicase domain-containing protein, giving the protein MNAPTPTPRTADTGLTIVPAGAGAGKTHRIKTTLADWVKRKLVRPDRILAVTFTEAAASELRERIRAGLLAEGLVSEALAVERAYVSTIHGLGLRLLTEHALAAGASPQPRHLGDAERDLLIRQALAHAKALDPVKADPERFGYVNDFGRSISAEDGLRGRVLAMIDLLRGLGDTGQDPGLIKPALDRLDVIYGEVLADPEAARQTLVKAVAAMLAKFPDGVAETVTSDTARSALEQNLSWFRMAQTDPDRLTTDWTLWQRLRQLRRSMRGSALPDGYDDLATAIMEAADVLPSHPGPLADARLHLSCLIACAQEVMTAYESRKRALGLIDYADMIAGAERLLRTRPGVREAVLGEIDCVIIDEFQDTNPVQFALLWQLGARADRTLLVGDVKQSIMGFQGADPRLSAALTDAHPDATDPLSQNWRSTPAVMDFVNAMGAALFGAGYNPLAPTRGPAGDVSLEVMNITQGRSTRKYSKPQEHVAERIVRILKDKETITDRHSGVTRAARPSDIALLVCRHTTAGRYAEELRLRGVPVRISEDGWSTSAVVQAARAALSYAANPTDIHAALLLRTLGPDPLSLQDAVTQQLDDRLSEDAALMRLAGLSGSLASLPVATGLNLILDAADLRHWAESLPDPAQARADLLRLEAEAQEFDGAHRDLKAAAGFHGSTVKVFLGWLDSRTGDRDADRRPDPAGDSAEAVEIVTWHGSKGREWPITVVAEFDHAIADWPGTTQARFDALDRIDDMNAVLASAALVHIPVLAAPEAQRRFIEDRRADFEANARNLLYVALTRARDRLIIEWPGFIKERPEDAPEATCLFHVFADACSPAVGSGALTLGKISCPATVHQMPEQAALTERDAIDGADHLRFGTALPLEQIATTPWRLQPSKTTASAAPDSHTHRLGDAWPSTLSTADRGTALHLAMATCLTRPDLIERLPDATGLPADTIAPIMDRATALRRWLSDQGYDDLICEIPVLGHTPAGAEVPGTIDLLARGAAGCLLVDHKSGGSGAGVGPYWGQLSAYADLVATHFPTHPIRGVAVHWMDHGTVELVHMSISVTSGAQ; this is encoded by the coding sequence ATGAACGCCCCTACCCCGACGCCCCGCACCGCCGATACAGGTCTGACCATCGTCCCCGCCGGGGCCGGTGCGGGCAAGACCCACCGGATCAAGACGACGCTCGCCGACTGGGTCAAGCGCAAGCTGGTCCGCCCCGACCGCATCCTTGCCGTCACCTTCACCGAAGCCGCCGCGAGCGAATTGCGCGAACGGATCAGGGCCGGGCTTCTGGCCGAAGGCCTCGTCTCGGAGGCTCTCGCGGTCGAGCGGGCCTATGTCTCGACCATTCACGGACTCGGACTGCGCCTGCTGACCGAACATGCGCTGGCGGCGGGCGCGTCGCCGCAACCGCGCCATCTGGGCGATGCAGAGCGTGACCTGCTGATCCGGCAGGCCCTCGCGCATGCAAAGGCGCTGGACCCGGTCAAGGCCGACCCGGAACGGTTCGGCTATGTCAACGACTTCGGACGCAGCATCTCAGCAGAGGACGGGTTGCGCGGACGTGTGCTGGCGATGATCGACCTGTTGCGGGGCCTTGGCGATACCGGGCAGGATCCGGGCCTGATCAAGCCTGCGCTGGACCGGCTGGACGTCATCTATGGCGAGGTGCTGGCTGATCCCGAAGCGGCCCGTCAAACTTTGGTCAAAGCTGTCGCAGCCATGCTGGCCAAGTTTCCCGACGGCGTGGCCGAGACCGTGACGTCCGATACGGCGCGGAGTGCGCTTGAACAGAACCTGTCATGGTTCCGCATGGCGCAGACCGATCCCGACCGTCTGACCACAGACTGGACGCTCTGGCAGCGGCTGCGCCAATTGCGCCGGTCAATGCGCGGCAGCGCCCTGCCGGACGGCTATGACGATCTGGCGACCGCCATCATGGAAGCCGCCGATGTCCTGCCGTCCCATCCCGGCCCCCTTGCGGATGCAAGGCTCCACCTGTCCTGCCTGATCGCCTGCGCGCAGGAGGTCATGACCGCCTACGAGAGCCGGAAACGCGCCCTTGGCCTGATCGACTATGCCGACATGATCGCAGGGGCGGAACGCCTGCTGCGCACCCGGCCCGGTGTCCGCGAGGCCGTGTTGGGCGAGATCGACTGCGTGATCATCGACGAGTTCCAGGACACGAACCCGGTGCAGTTCGCGCTGCTGTGGCAGCTTGGCGCCCGCGCCGACCGGACGCTGCTGGTCGGTGACGTGAAGCAGTCCATCATGGGCTTTCAGGGGGCCGACCCGCGCCTGTCCGCGGCCCTGACCGATGCCCACCCGGACGCGACCGACCCGCTCAGCCAGAACTGGCGGTCGACGCCTGCCGTGATGGACTTCGTGAACGCGATGGGGGCTGCTCTGTTCGGGGCTGGCTACAACCCGCTTGCGCCGACCCGCGGACCCGCCGGCGACGTCTCGCTGGAGGTGATGAACATCACGCAGGGCCGTAGCACCCGCAAATACTCAAAACCCCAGGAACACGTCGCCGAGCGGATCGTCCGCATCCTCAAGGACAAGGAGACGATCACCGACCGGCACAGCGGCGTCACGCGCGCCGCGCGTCCGTCCGACATCGCCTTGCTGGTCTGTCGCCATACCACCGCAGGCCGCTACGCCGAAGAGCTGCGCCTGCGCGGTGTGCCTGTCCGGATCAGCGAAGACGGCTGGAGCACCAGCGCTGTCGTTCAGGCCGCGCGCGCCGCGCTGTCCTATGCGGCGAACCCGACCGATATCCATGCGGCGTTGCTGCTCCGGACGCTCGGCCCCGATCCCCTCAGCTTGCAGGACGCCGTGACGCAGCAGTTGGACGACCGCCTGTCTGAAGATGCTGCGCTGATGCGCCTTGCCGGGCTGTCAGGGTCGCTGGCCAGCCTGCCTGTCGCGACGGGTCTGAACCTGATCCTCGACGCCGCCGATCTGCGCCATTGGGCCGAAAGCCTGCCGGACCCCGCACAGGCCCGCGCCGATCTGCTGCGGCTGGAGGCCGAAGCGCAAGAGTTCGACGGGGCCCACCGGGACCTGAAGGCCGCCGCCGGGTTCCACGGCAGCACGGTCAAGGTCTTCCTCGGCTGGCTCGACAGCCGCACCGGCGACCGCGACGCCGACCGCCGCCCCGATCCCGCCGGCGACAGCGCCGAGGCGGTCGAGATCGTGACATGGCACGGATCAAAGGGCCGCGAATGGCCGATCACCGTCGTGGCAGAGTTCGACCACGCTATCGCAGACTGGCCCGGCACGACGCAGGCCCGGTTTGACGCGCTCGACCGGATCGACGACATGAACGCGGTGCTGGCCTCTGCGGCACTCGTCCATATTCCTGTTCTTGCAGCACCGGAAGCGCAGCGCCGTTTCATCGAGGACCGCCGCGCGGACTTTGAAGCCAACGCGCGCAACCTGCTTTACGTGGCACTGACCCGCGCCCGCGATCGGCTGATCATCGAATGGCCCGGCTTCATAAAGGAACGGCCAGAGGATGCGCCGGAAGCCACCTGCCTGTTCCACGTCTTCGCCGACGCCTGCAGTCCGGCGGTCGGCTCTGGCGCATTGACCCTTGGCAAGATTTCCTGCCCCGCCACGGTCCACCAGATGCCGGAACAGGCGGCGCTGACCGAACGCGACGCCATTGACGGTGCCGACCACCTCCGCTTCGGCACCGCGTTGCCGCTGGAACAGATCGCGACCACGCCGTGGCGTCTGCAGCCGTCAAAGACCACCGCCAGCGCAGCGCCCGACAGCCACACCCATCGGCTGGGCGACGCCTGGCCTTCGACCCTGAGCACGGCGGATCGAGGCACGGCGCTGCATCTGGCCATGGCGACCTGCCTGACCCGGCCCGACCTGATCGAGCGCCTGCCGGATGCGACCGGCCTGCCAGCCGACACCATCGCGCCGATCATGGACCGCGCGACAGCACTGCGGCGATGGCTGTCCGATCAGGGCTACGACGATCTGATCTGCGAAATCCCCGTCCTCGGCCACACCCCTGCCGGGGCCGAGGTGCCGGGCACGATTGACCTGTTAGCGCGGGGGGCCGCAGGCTGTCTGCTGGTCGATCACAAGAGCGGCGGCAGCGGTGCCGGCGTCGGTCCATACTGGGGCCAGCTGTCGGCTTACGCCGATCTCGTCGCTACCCATTTCCCGACTCATCCCATACGCGGTGTCGCTGTTCATTGGATGGACCACGGCACGGTCGAACTTGTCCATATGAGCATCAGCGTGACATCGGGTGCGCAGTAA
- a CDS encoding type I restriction endonuclease subunit R: MTSPAISREKLHTEEAVEIHLVDQLVSRHGWQERPYTDFDRRTALDPEMMVAFVRTTQPDAWKRLCDQYPGKEQETLTRQVEARLKAVGTLEVLKQGITIVPGIKISLCAFKPTSGLNPTTLRAYDGNLLTVMRQVRYAMSNENAIDVVLFVNGIPIATLELKNTLTGSTYQTAETQYRKDRSPNGEPLLTFKRGALVHFALDQDNVSMTTHLNNGKTRFLPFNRGRDGGAGNPDVADEFRIAYLYRDFGARKAAFSREVFLDTLNTFVLVDEVEQPGGAVKRTTIWPRFQQLDAVRMLVQDAKANGAGQNYLFQHSAGSGKSNTIAWAAHHLASLHDDADNHIFDTVIIVTDRVILDRQLQQTVKSFARTAGYVAAIDGTSRQLKAAIERGAKIIISTIHKFATDQLSVLRNEDGKRFAIIIDEAHSSQSGKHADSMARVLADGGMTEDEAEIDATEQALLELQRLRGPQANLSYLAFTATPKNVTMERFGRMGDDGPAPFHLYSMRQAVEEGFILDVLRNYQTYRSYAKLEKAIDEDPRLLERKSSRKVARFIDFHETSMVQKAEVIVEHFRRHVLPEIAGQAKAMVVTSSREHAIRTHQAINAYIANNGYTDVRSLVAFSGEITLDGQSYTEPGMNGFSETELPKQFDSGRYNVLVVADKYQTGFDQPKLVAMYIDRRLSGLQAVQTLARLNRIYPSKERTYILDFRNTIEDIQTAFKPYYNVTKLEDISDPNQVYNLEARLKAFGVLDQLEIDRFVDRFMTAARRGDERPVLEGIVRQAVTRFSENLSEADQEEFRQVLASFLRFYSFIAQVVNLGDTNLEKLHVYGSWLKRILPTRQAPQGEDVTDDMLDMSAYRLQKDGDPQNASLGKDDNAPLSPIDRFGANPYTEEESKTLTEIITAFNARHGTEFSEEDYIRFEAVNEDILGDDAWAEMLRNNDPRDVRPRFDAEFMRRAISAFKRDGAMRNAFMQDQEARDMLMALMFQRAVRGASNAA, from the coding sequence ATGACCAGCCCCGCCATTTCCCGCGAAAAGCTCCATACCGAAGAGGCCGTCGAAATCCACCTCGTCGACCAGCTTGTGAGCCGTCATGGCTGGCAGGAACGCCCCTACACGGACTTCGACCGCAGGACGGCTCTCGACCCGGAGATGATGGTTGCCTTTGTCCGTACGACGCAGCCTGACGCTTGGAAGCGCCTTTGTGACCAGTATCCCGGCAAGGAACAAGAAACGCTGACCCGCCAGGTTGAGGCGCGCCTGAAGGCCGTCGGCACGCTGGAGGTCCTGAAGCAGGGCATCACGATTGTCCCGGGCATCAAGATCTCGCTCTGCGCCTTCAAGCCGACGTCTGGCCTGAACCCCACCACACTGCGCGCCTACGATGGCAACCTGCTGACGGTCATGCGCCAGGTCCGGTATGCGATGAGCAACGAGAACGCCATCGATGTGGTTCTCTTCGTCAACGGCATTCCGATTGCCACCTTGGAACTGAAAAACACACTAACCGGGTCGACCTACCAGACGGCCGAGACGCAATACCGCAAGGACCGGTCGCCGAACGGCGAGCCCCTGCTGACCTTCAAGCGCGGCGCGTTGGTCCATTTCGCCTTGGATCAGGACAACGTGTCGATGACGACGCACTTGAACAATGGCAAGACACGCTTCCTGCCGTTCAACCGCGGCCGCGACGGCGGCGCCGGCAACCCGGACGTGGCGGACGAATTCCGTATCGCCTACCTCTACCGGGATTTCGGCGCGCGGAAGGCTGCTTTTTCGCGCGAGGTTTTCCTCGACACCCTTAATACCTTCGTGCTCGTCGATGAGGTCGAACAGCCGGGCGGTGCCGTGAAGCGCACCACGATCTGGCCGCGTTTCCAGCAGCTCGATGCCGTGCGCATGCTCGTGCAGGACGCCAAGGCCAACGGGGCCGGCCAGAATTACCTGTTCCAGCACTCGGCCGGTTCGGGCAAGTCGAACACGATCGCCTGGGCGGCGCATCACTTAGCGTCGCTGCATGACGACGCGGACAACCACATCTTCGATACTGTCATCATCGTGACAGACAGGGTCATCCTCGATCGCCAGCTGCAGCAGACGGTGAAATCCTTTGCGCGGACAGCAGGCTACGTCGCTGCCATCGATGGCACATCGCGGCAACTGAAGGCCGCCATAGAGCGTGGCGCGAAAATCATCATCTCCACGATCCACAAGTTCGCCACCGACCAGCTTTCCGTGCTGCGAAACGAGGATGGCAAGCGGTTCGCCATCATCATCGATGAGGCGCACAGTTCCCAGTCCGGCAAGCATGCCGACAGCATGGCGCGTGTGCTGGCCGACGGTGGGATGACAGAAGACGAAGCCGAGATTGACGCGACCGAACAGGCTCTTCTTGAACTGCAGCGCCTGCGCGGTCCGCAGGCCAACCTCTCCTACCTGGCGTTCACGGCGACACCGAAGAACGTGACCATGGAGCGGTTTGGCCGCATGGGGGATGACGGGCCTGCGCCCTTCCACCTCTACTCCATGCGCCAAGCGGTCGAAGAAGGCTTCATCCTCGACGTGCTGAGGAACTACCAGACCTACCGGTCCTACGCGAAGCTGGAGAAGGCGATCGACGAGGATCCACGCCTGCTGGAGCGCAAGTCCTCCCGGAAGGTGGCTCGCTTCATCGATTTCCATGAAACGTCCATGGTCCAGAAGGCTGAGGTCATCGTCGAGCATTTCCGGCGGCATGTCCTGCCCGAGATTGCGGGACAAGCGAAGGCCATGGTCGTCACATCGAGCCGGGAGCACGCTATCCGCACGCACCAGGCGATCAACGCCTACATCGCCAACAACGGCTATACGGACGTGCGGTCGCTGGTCGCCTTCTCGGGTGAGATCACCTTGGACGGCCAGAGCTATACGGAGCCGGGCATGAACGGTTTCAGCGAGACAGAGCTGCCCAAGCAGTTCGACAGCGGGCGCTACAACGTGCTCGTTGTGGCCGACAAATACCAGACTGGCTTCGATCAGCCAAAGCTGGTGGCGATGTATATCGACCGGCGCCTGAGCGGCTTGCAGGCTGTGCAGACGCTGGCGCGCCTGAACCGGATCTATCCGAGCAAGGAGCGCACCTACATTCTCGATTTCCGCAACACGATCGAGGACATCCAGACAGCCTTCAAGCCATATTACAATGTCACCAAGCTGGAAGACATCTCCGACCCGAACCAGGTCTACAACCTCGAGGCCCGTCTGAAGGCCTTCGGCGTACTGGACCAACTGGAGATCGATCGGTTCGTCGACCGCTTCATGACAGCGGCCCGGCGGGGCGATGAGCGCCCCGTGCTCGAAGGCATCGTCCGCCAGGCCGTGACGCGGTTCAGCGAGAATTTGAGCGAGGCCGACCAAGAGGAATTCCGGCAGGTGCTGGCGTCCTTCCTGCGCTTCTACTCCTTCATCGCGCAGGTCGTGAACCTGGGGGACACGAACCTCGAAAAGCTGCACGTCTACGGCTCATGGCTGAAACGGATCCTACCGACGCGCCAAGCACCGCAGGGCGAGGACGTGACCGACGACATGCTAGATATGTCCGCCTACCGTCTTCAGAAGGATGGCGACCCCCAGAATGCCAGCCTAGGAAAGGATGACAACGCGCCCTTGAGCCCGATCGACCGGTTCGGCGCCAACCCCTACACCGAAGAGGAGTCCAAGACCCTCACGGAGATCATCACCGCCTTTAACGCGCGTCACGGCACCGAGTTCTCGGAAGAGGATTACATACGCTTCGAGGCGGTCAACGAAGACATCTTGGGTGACGATGCTTGGGCCGAGATGCTGCGCAACAACGATCCGCGTGATGTCCGGCCGCGGTTTGACGCCGAGTTCATGCGCCGGGCGATTTCGGCGTTCAAGCGCGATGGCGCCATGCGGAACGCGTTCATGCAGGATCAGGAGGCGCGGGACATGTTGATGGCGTTGATGTTCCAGCGGGCGGTGCGCGGAGCGTCGAATGCAGCTTAA
- a CDS encoding tyrosine-type recombinase/integrase, with translation MRCVRTPGRYYDRDGLILTVSPGGGKSWSQRITIDGRRRDVGLGSAHLITPAQARKAAITNRDMVRAGGNPLARDERQPERLKEGRGRVVTFAAYNANRYRRLRAVTTRRDEAERTYARIRKHVNPVIGRRALTTVTSDAVADLLEALAETSRETARWVRAELVKIFTDAEAEGLLEINPARSDEVLQAPGLVPVRVDQAHEWRALLNALPAFLSRIEQDPRRPASFLLIRFCLLTARHPMECRLATWSQIDMAGRILRFPAMQKAGGVVAEVALHDGLIEILRRVSGFAHGVTEGYVFPSRQGYDKPFSNPSLSMSLKRAGYDLVPLDLGRAYKCWREQEGGGDLVAWWDKLRSTSGGNSS, from the coding sequence TTGCGGTGCGTCCGAACCCCGGGACGCTACTACGACCGGGATGGACTGATCCTGACGGTCAGCCCGGGCGGCGGCAAAAGCTGGAGCCAGCGGATCACGATAGACGGCCGGCGGCGCGATGTGGGCTTGGGTTCGGCCCATCTCATCACTCCAGCCCAGGCGCGCAAAGCAGCCATTACGAACCGGGACATGGTCCGTGCAGGCGGCAATCCCCTTGCGCGTGATGAACGTCAGCCTGAACGCCTGAAAGAGGGCAGGGGCCGTGTTGTCACCTTCGCGGCCTACAACGCCAACCGGTACAGGCGGCTTCGGGCGGTCACTACGCGTCGGGACGAGGCAGAGCGGACTTACGCGAGGATCCGCAAGCATGTGAACCCCGTGATCGGCCGGCGCGCACTGACGACGGTCACGTCAGATGCCGTGGCGGATCTGCTTGAGGCGTTGGCAGAGACAAGCCGCGAGACGGCCCGGTGGGTTCGGGCAGAACTTGTGAAAATCTTCACTGATGCGGAAGCTGAGGGACTGTTAGAGATAAACCCGGCGCGGTCAGATGAAGTGCTGCAGGCACCCGGGCTCGTTCCAGTGCGCGTTGATCAGGCCCACGAATGGCGCGCCCTGCTAAATGCATTGCCGGCCTTTCTTTCTCGCATCGAGCAGGACCCGCGGCGACCGGCCTCGTTCCTGCTGATCCGGTTCTGCCTGCTGACCGCACGCCACCCGATGGAGTGCCGCCTGGCGACATGGTCACAGATCGATATGGCGGGCCGGATATTGCGCTTTCCGGCCATGCAGAAGGCCGGTGGAGTCGTGGCCGAGGTTGCCCTGCATGATGGATTGATCGAGATCCTCAGACGTGTCTCGGGCTTCGCACATGGCGTGACCGAGGGCTACGTCTTCCCGAGCCGCCAAGGCTACGATAAGCCGTTCTCCAATCCGTCGCTCAGCATGTCTTTGAAGCGCGCCGGGTATGACCTTGTGCCGCTGGATTTAGGGCGGGCGTACAAGTGCTGGCGGGAGCAGGAGGGTGGGGGTGATCTGGTAGCGTGGTGGGATAAATTGCGGTCGACAAGTGGCGGAAATAGCAGCTGA
- a CDS encoding AAA family ATPase: protein MYLQQRRNSMSHEKFLALDLVAQLAGRFGPGSKVAQEVPDWIEYLTNVECPERPRTRPGAPWWGKIRRLLDDLRQEQDTHDSNAVEANVERFGAHFALDPVETRLLAFFAYYQVFDMFEHVVDQALRTKEVTMPLLAAGFCGVDQAAIRMALRQAGRLNTSGLLKRDTGRRFDKDIPYAVSQRLAVTMLIDVSDVDELINLVFRAAPPPVAAWSDFAGLGADADLIRDLMERALATGTAGVNILLYGPSGTGKTEFCKVLAQHLGAHLRTIGETDDEGQEPSRHDRLTDLGLAGRMLATRRDTILILDEMEDLFGGAHSAFFRAPQMSKVFTNRLLETNPIPTLWTTNSIDACDPAFLRRMAHISGDDRSQLLLLPDSVDDYVGPDNVVRFIDAFVDGLDLQAAGFGRVRAPSHSPSCGASEPRDATTTGMD from the coding sequence ATGTATCTTCAGCAACGGAGAAACAGCATGTCCCATGAAAAATTCCTCGCCCTCGATCTGGTCGCGCAACTGGCGGGGCGGTTCGGCCCCGGCAGCAAAGTTGCGCAGGAAGTGCCTGACTGGATCGAGTATCTGACCAACGTCGAGTGCCCTGAACGGCCCCGCACGCGACCCGGCGCGCCGTGGTGGGGCAAGATCCGCAGGCTGCTGGACGATCTCCGACAGGAGCAGGATACGCATGATAGTAACGCAGTCGAAGCGAATGTTGAGCGCTTCGGCGCCCACTTTGCACTCGATCCTGTCGAAACGCGCCTGCTGGCCTTCTTTGCCTACTATCAGGTGTTCGACATGTTCGAGCACGTCGTCGATCAGGCCCTGCGCACGAAGGAGGTGACGATGCCGCTTCTGGCTGCGGGCTTCTGTGGTGTCGATCAGGCGGCGATAAGAATGGCGCTGCGACAGGCGGGACGGCTGAATACATCCGGCCTTTTGAAGCGAGATACGGGCCGCAGGTTCGACAAGGACATTCCCTATGCGGTGTCGCAGAGGCTGGCGGTGACGATGCTGATCGACGTCAGTGACGTCGACGAACTGATCAATCTGGTATTCCGTGCAGCGCCACCGCCCGTGGCCGCGTGGAGCGACTTCGCAGGGCTCGGTGCAGATGCCGATCTGATCCGCGACCTCATGGAGCGGGCGCTCGCTACCGGAACTGCCGGCGTGAATATCTTGCTCTATGGTCCCTCGGGCACCGGCAAGACCGAGTTCTGCAAGGTGCTGGCCCAGCACCTTGGTGCGCATCTACGAACGATCGGGGAAACTGACGACGAAGGGCAGGAGCCGTCACGCCACGATCGCCTGACCGATCTTGGACTCGCCGGGCGCATGCTGGCCACGCGGCGGGATACGATCCTCATACTTGACGAAATGGAGGATCTCTTCGGAGGGGCGCATTCCGCCTTCTTTCGGGCACCGCAAATGTCCAAGGTCTTCACGAACCGGTTGCTGGAAACCAATCCGATCCCGACACTGTGGACGACCAATTCCATCGATGCCTGTGACCCGGCGTTTCTGCGCCGCATGGCACATATTTCAGGTGATGATCGGTCCCAGCTCCTGCTTTTGCCGGACTCTGTGGACGACTATGTGGGGCCGGACAACGTGGTCCGGTTTATCGACGCATTCGTTGACGGGCTTGATCTGCAAGCCGCTGGCTTCGGACGGGTTCGGGCCCCCTCACACTCGCCTTCTTGCGGTGCGTCCGAACCCCGGGACGCTACTACGACCGGGATGGACTGA